The Eubacterium ventriosum genome includes the window ATTTCCTTTAAATACTAATTCTATTAATAATTTAACAAATAAGATTAATTATATAAAAAATACATATTTGAATAATAATAGGAATATATATTATACTATTATTCCTGATAAAAATTACTTTGTTAATAAAGGTAATTTAAAACTTGATTATAATAAATTACAAGATATGATGAAAAATAATTTAACAAATCTTAATTATATAAATATATTTGATAAATTAACACTCAATAATTATTATAAGACTGACACCCATTGGAAACAAGAAGATTTATTTAATGTCGCAAACACTATTGCTAATCAAATGAATTTTGAGATAACTGATAATAATGTTGAAAATACAGTTACAACTTTTAAGGGTAGTTATGCTGGTAGACTATCAGTAACTAAAGATATTGATACTATAAAAACTATATCTAATCCATCTATTGATAATAGTAGTGTGTATAATTATGAAACTAAAAAATATACAAAAATATATGATTATGATAAACTAAAATCATTAGATAAATATGATATATATTTATCAGGAGCATCTTCTATTATAGATATTGTTAATCCTACTTCAAATAGTAATAAAGAATTAATTGTTTTTCGTGATTCTTATGGCAGTAGTTTAGTTCCTCTATTAATAGATGGTTATAGGAAGATTACTGTTATTGATATTAGATATGTTTCTTCAAGGATTCTGAATAATTATATAAAATTTGATAATCAAGATGTTATTTTTATGTATAGTATATTAACTATAAATAATAGTTTTTCTATGAGATAAGGAATCTGTTAATTAGATTCCTTTTTTCTCTTGTTAACTAATAAATAAACAATCTATAACTCTTTTTTATAAATTTTTCCGAAAACGGAAATTTTGACTGAATTAAATTAAAAGTTCCTGTTTTAAAAGAAAATGCAATTTCATAAGAAAGTTCCCGCAAATACATTTATCAATACTTGTTTAGATGTATATGAATCTAATGACTTTAGTGGTCTATTTAAAAGTGTTTGATTAACATTTTTTAAATTTTGTTTTTTATAAGTCTCTATTGTTTAACTTTAGGAAAAAAATAATCTTAATTGTTATAGCAAAAAAAAGTTTTTTATTATTGCAGTACTTATATCAAAACCAAGCAATGTAATAAACATTATATACAAGAAAAAGAATTGGCAGAAAGGTATCTGAAAAAACAAAATGATGTGGTATAATATAGAGGAAAAACGCTTGATTTTATTAAAAAAAATTTAGTGTGAAAGGAGTAGATTTATATGAACAATTTAGAAAACCAAGGGGGGGTTAATAAAAGTGTTATCAACTGGTATCCTGGTCATATGACGAAAGCTGTTCGTCAGATGAAAGAAGATATAAAATTAATAGATTTGGTAATAGAATTACTTGATGCAAGAATACCTTTAAGCAGTAGAAATCCCGATATAGATGATTTGGGAAAAAATAAGGCAAGACTTGTTCTTTTGAATAAATCGGATTTGGCTGATGAAACAGACAACAATAAGTGGATTCAGTATTTTAAAGATAAAGGAATTATTGCTTTAAAGATTAATTCAAAAAATAAACAGGGAATTAAAGAAATTAATAATGCAGTTCAGATTGCCTGCAAGGAAAAAATCGAAAGAGACAAAAAAAGAGGTATCATTAACCGCCCTGTAAGAGCAATGGTAGTTGGAATCCCTAATGTTGGTAAATCCACATTTATTAATGCTTACGCAGGACGTGCTGCTGCAAAGACAGGAAACAAGCCGGGAGTTACAAAAGGAAAGCAGTGGATTAAATTAAATAAAAATTTGGAATTACTGGATACACCGGGAATCCTTTGGCCTAAGTTTGATAATCAGACAATTGGAATGCATTTGGCTTTTATAGGTTCAATTAATGACAACATTTTGGACGTTACGGAATTGGCATATCAGCTTGTAAAATTACTTGCAACAACATATCCTAAGGTAGTAGTTGAACGTTACAAAATCGAAGGACATGAAGATCCGTTACAGGTTATGTATCAGGTAGCTGAGGTAAGAGGTTGTAAGCTTAAAGGCAATCAGCCTGACCTTGAAAAAACAAGCAAAATAATAATGGATGATTTCCGAGCAGGAAAACTTGGAAGAATCACATTGGACAAGCTATAAAATACAAAGTCTGATAATTAAATGATTATTATATAAAGATGACATTATTGTTTAATTCAGATAGATAATTTTGATTTAAATCGAAAGCGAAAATTAAAATGGAAAGTATAAACAACATAAAAGACATATTCAATAATACACCTGAGAACAAACTGCAGATGTTTATTGAACAATACAAAGATGATAGCCATCAGGGAGTTGCAAATCTTGTGAAAAGAGCTGCAAAAAAGATTGATGATTATAATAAAGAAATTGAAAGAACATATAAATTAAGCGAATTTGAAAGAAAATACTCAGATTACGAATTTATATGTGGAATAGACGAAGTAGGCCGTGGACCATTGGCAGGACCTGTTGTCGCAGGGGCTGTAATATTACCAAAAAATTGTGACATATTATACATTAATGACTCAAAGAAGCTTTCAGCCAAGAAAAGAGAAGAGTTATATGAAGTGATAATGGAGAAAGCAGTCTGCGCAAAAACAGCAGTTGTAAGTCCTAAAGTAATAGACGAAATAAACATACTTCAGGCAACTTATGAAGCAATGCGTCAGGCAATATCAATGTTAGAGCCACAGCCAACATTGCTTCTAAATGATGCAGTAAACATCCCCGGAGTACCAATGAAACAGGTATCCATAATAAAAGGCGATGCAAAAAGTATCTCAATAGGTGCAGCAAGCATCATTGCGAAAGTAACAAGAGATGCAATGATGGTGGAATACGACAAAATATATCCTGAATATGATTTTGCATCAAACAAAGGATATGGTTCAGCTAAACATATAGAAGCTTTGAAGAAATACGGACCATGTCCAATTCATAGAAAATCGTTTATTCATAACTTTATTTAGTTGTGTATCGGTTGGTTCCTTGTGAGCAGTTATATAATCCTCGAAAGCACGCTCCCGCTGCCTTCAGCTCGTAGCGGTACTAAGAAGCTATGGCAGCTTCGCTCCCCTACCTTCTAAGGACCGACGGCTTCAGAGCACTTTCTTAGGATGATATAACTGCTCACAAGGATAAGCGACAGGGGAAAAAAGATTATGAATGACTGACAATGAATTGGCGGTGGAATTTTTTAGAAAAATTAAGATTTGATTATGAGGGGGAGCTTTTGAACAAAAGAGGAAGAGGAAGTTTTTATGAAGATGTTTGTGTTGAATATCTTATTAAAAACGGATTTGATATTTTACATAGGAATTATAGATGTAAGTTAGGTGAGATTGATATTATAGCTAAGAAGGATGACATTATCCGTTTTATTGAGGTTAAGTTTAGAGGCAGTGACAGTTATGGCTCTGCTTTGGAGGCTGTTGATTTTAGAAAACAGCGCAGGATTATGAGAGCAGCATCATGGTTTTTGAATGAGTATGGATTAAATGATGTTCAGTGCAGTTTTGATGTGATGACTGTTGAAAATAATGAGGCAAGGTATTATTTTAATTGTTATGGAGGAATATAATGGAATATATTCAGTTAAATAAGGAAAGTGGAAGTACCACAAGGATTAATTTTAATAATGGTGTTCCGTATATTAGTTATAGAATTTTAGATGATATTCCATGGCTTAAGAATGCTGTTTCTACCAGATTAGGTGGTGTTAGCAAGGATTACCTTGCCAGTATGAATTTGGGCTTTAACCGAGGGGATTTAGATGAAAATGTCATTAGAAACCATGAAATTTTTGCTAATGCCATTGGTGTCAATCCTAAGAATATTGTTACAGGCAATCAGACTCACACAACTAATGTTAAGGTTGTTACTAAAGACGATTGTGGAAAGGGCATATATAGAGATAGAAATTATACGGATATAGATGGTCTTATTACTAATGAAAAAGGTATTGTCCTTGCAACTTATTATGCAGATTGTGTGCCTCTTCTTATTGTGGATACTAAGAATAAAGCCATTGGGCTTTCTCATTCCGGTTGGCGTGGAACTGTTGGAAAGATTGGAAAAGTTACAATAGAGAAGATGGGAGAACTTTACGGTACAAAACCGGAAGATATCGTGGCATGTATTGGCCCGTCAATTTGTCAGAAATGTTATGAAATAAGTGAAGAAGTTGCAGTTCAGTTTAAGGAAGCATTCCCTGATAATATTAAGGAGATTCTTATTGATAAAGGCAATGGAAAATATCAGCTTGATTTGTGGGAATGCAATAGAATTAATTTTAAAGAAGCAGGTGTTTTACCTGAAAATATAAAGGTGACAGATATATGTACCTGTCATAACACAGATGTGTTGTTTTCACATAGAGGACATAACGGTAAGCGTGGAAACTTAGGTGCATTTTTATCAATTGTATAAATGGGACAATAAAGTTAAAGATATTTGGAAGATGTTTACAAATATGTACTAATATTGTAAAATCTAGTGATAAAGGAGAAAAATATGAGTAAACCAATAGTAGCAATAGTAGGTAGACCAAATGTTGGAAAATCTACTTTATTTAATGCTTTAGCAGGAAAAAAGATTTCCATAGTAAAAGATACTCCGGGTGTTACAAGAGATAGAATACACGCGGATATTGACTGGCTTGACCATAAATTTACAATGATTGACACAGGTGGCATTGAGCCGGACAGTAATGATATTATTCTCTCACAGATGAGAGAACAGGCGCAGATTGCCATTGACACAGCAGATGTTATTATTTTTATGACAGATGTTAAGCAGGGACTTGTAGATTCAGATGCAAAAGTTGCAGATATGTTAAGACGAAGCCATAAGCCTGTTATTCTTGTAGTAAACAAGGTAGACAATTTTAACAAAATGATGGCAGATGTGTATGAGTTCTATAATTTGGGAATAGGTGATCCTGTTCCTATTTCAGCGTCACAGCGTAGTGGTCTTGGTGATATGCTCGATAAGGTTGTAAGTTATTTTGCTGACTTAAATTTAGAGCAAGAAGAAGATGACAGACCAAGAATAGCAATCGTAGGAAAACCTAACGTAGGTAAGTCTTCCATTATCAATAAGATTACAGGAGAAAGCCGTGTTATTGTTTCAAATATTGCAGGAACAACAAGAGATGCCATCGATACTGACGTCAAATGGAACGGCAAGGATTATGTATTTATTGATACAGCCGGACTTAGAAGAAAGTCTAAGGTTAAGGAAGAGATAGAAAAATACAGTATTATCAGAACGGTAACTGCAGTTGAAAGAGCAGATGTTGTTATTATTGTAATAGATGCTGTTGAAGGCGTTACAGAGCAGGATGCCAAGATTGCAGGAATTGCTCACGAAAATGGCAAGGGTATAATTATTGCAGTAAATAAGTGGGATGCAATTGAGAAAAATGATAAGACAGTCTATGAATACACTAATAAGGTTAGAGATATTTTATCATTTATGCCATATGCAGAGATTATGTTTATTTCTGCCAAGACAGGTCAGAGATTGCCTAAACTTTTTGATATGATTGATTTTGTAATTGCTAATCATGCAATGAGAATTGAAACAGGTGTTGTTAACGAAATTATGGCGGAAGCTGTTGCATTACAGCAACCACCTTCAGATAAGGGGAAGAGACTTAAACTTTATTATATTACACAGGTTTCTGTTAAACCGCCTACATTTGTTATTTTTGTAAATGATAAGCAGTTAATGCATTTTTCATATACAAGATACATTGAAAACAAAATAAGAGAAGCTTTCGGATTTAAAGGAACACCTCTCAGATTTATTATACGTGAAAGAAAGGAAGACAAGTAATGATCTGGCAAAAGATAGTATGTGTTTTAATCGGATATGTTTTTGGACTGTTTCAAACAGGGTTTATTATAGGAAAGATGAAACACATTGACATAAGAGATTATGGAAGTGGAAATTCAGGAACAACTAATGCAATGCGTACATTAGGAAAGAAAGATGGATTTATAACATTTTTTGGTGATGCACTAAAGGCTGTTTTTGCCATGATGCTTACATATTTTCTGTTTAGAAATGGTGTATGTAAGGACCATATGTTTATAATAGCTTTATATACGGGAATTGGTGCAATCCTTGGACATAATTTTCCTTTTTATATGAACTTTAAAGGTGGAAAGGGTATTGCAGCATCAGCAGGATTAATTTTTGCACTTGCATTTTTTGACTGGAAGTTTTTAGCATTAGGTTTTTGTACATTTTTTATAGCATTAATAATTACAAAATATGTTTCTTTTAGTTCATTGTGCCTTATGACAGGTTTTTTTATTGAATTTATTGTTTGGGGGCAGCTTGGTATGGTGCATAACCTTGAAAGCCAGGATAAAGTGGAAGCATATATTCTTGTTGGATTTTTGACAGCATTGTCATATATCAGACATAAAGAAAACATAAAGAGACTGATTAACGGAACGGAAAGAAAAATCGGTCAAAAGAAGGAGGCGTAATATGTCTAAAGTAACTGTTTTAGGTGGTGGCGGTTGGGCCATTGCCTTGGCGAAGGTATTAAATGAAAATGGTCACAATGTAACATTATGGTCTGCACTTGAAAGGGAAGTTGAAGCTCTTACAAAAGAAAGAGAAAATAAGGTTGGACTTCCGGGAGTTAAAATTCCTGAGGAAATCAAGATTACGAATGATATTAAAGAAGCTGTAAAGGATTCAAAAATGATAGTTATGGCAGTTGCATCATCTTTTGTAAGAAGTACTTCAGAACTTCTTAAAGATATTGTTCCAGACGGTCAGATTATTGTTGACGTGGCAAAGGGAATTGAAGATGGAACATTCTATACAATGACAGAAGTTATTGAAGATGTAATTCCTACAGTTAATGCTGTAGTTTTATCTGGTCCAAGTCATGCGGAAGAAGTAGGTTTACAGGTTCCTACAGCAGTTGTTGTTGGAGCTAAGACATTTGAAACAGCAAGCTTTGTTCAGAGACTTTTCTCAAATGATTATTTTAGAGCATATACAAGTCCTGACAGAAAGAGCATTGAACTTGGTGGCTCTTTAAAGAATGTTATTGCCCTTGCAGCAGGTATTGCTGACGGTTTAGGATATGGCGATAATACTGAGGCTGCTCTTATGACAAGAGGTATTAAGGAAATAACACAGCTTGGTGTAGCCATGGGTGGTCATTCAAGAACGTTCCATGGTCTTTCTGGAATCGGTGATCTTATTGTTACATGCGGAAGTAAACATTCACGTAACAGAAGAGCAGGTATTCTCATTGGAAAAGGCTATACTTTAGATGAAGCGGTTAAGGAAGTTAATATGGTTGTTGAAGGTGCAGTTTCAGCCAAGGCAGCTCTTGAACTTGCACACAAATATAACGTGGATATGCCTTTGGTAGAAAGTGTTAATCAGGTATTATTTGAAAACAAGCCTGCAAAGGAAGCTATGAGAGATATTATGAAGAGAGATTTAACACATGAATTTCCTGATTTGGTTTGGGAGTAGGATATGAATGATTTAAATGCAAAAAAAGAAGAACTTGTAAAACAGTTTGAAGGTTTGGATTCCACTTTTTCTGAAATAAAAATGCTTATGACTTATTACGAGTGTGCCATTTTGGAAGTAAAAACCAAACTTGATGTTTTAAATAAAGAATTTCAGGCTAACGAGCTTAGAAATCCAATAGAAACAATAAAAACACGTATAAAGTCTCCTGCAAGCATAATGGAGAAATTAGAAAGAAAAGGTTTTGAACTTTCTGTTCAGTCAATAAAGGATAATCTTGATGATGTGGCAGGAATAAGAGTTATCTGTTCTTTTGTAGATGATATATACAAGGTTGCAGATATGCTGACTAATCAGGATGATATTAAGATTTTATCTAAAAAGGATTATATTAGAAATCCAAAGAAGAATGGATATAGAAGTCTTCACCTTGTTGTTGAAATACCTATTTTTCTTTCAAATGAGAAGAAACCAATGCGTGTGGAAGTTCAGATTAGAACAATTGCAATGGACTTTTGGGCAAGTCTTGAGCATGAAATACATTATAAAAAGTTTTCAAATTCAAATGTGGAAGCCGTAAAACAGCTTACGGAATGTGCAGATGTAATTTATGAAACAGATATGAAGATGTTAAAGATTAGAAAAAATCTTTTAGATGAAGAGGATTAGAAAATAAGGAGTTTATTAATGTCAGCCAAGAGAGTTCTTTCACAAAAACATAAAGGCAAAAAAGGATTGGCAGCCTTTTTATTCAGTCGTTTCTTTTTATTCGGCTTAATGGTTGTCCTTCAGGTACTAATGTTTGTATTTTTTGCCTATAATGCGTCTGTAGAAAAAAATCTTAATTATGTAATAATGGTATTACAGTTTGTACTTATTATTTACATTGCAAACGATAAATCGGATCCTACAATGAAACTGGTTTGGATAATGTTTATTATGTTTGTACCGGCTATTGGCTGTATGATGTATCTTTATTTTATGCTTCAACCGGGTTCTCTTATGCTAAAAAAGAGACTTGAACATATTAATCTTAATTCAGGTAAATACTTAGATCCTGACCAGAACATATATAATGAATTACAAATACTGGATAAGCAGGTTTCATCTCTTACAAAATATGTATATGAAAAAACAGGTTGCCCGGTGTACAAAAATACGGATGTTACATATTTAGAAAGTGGAGAGAAAAAATACGGAATCCTTCTTGATGAATTAAAGAAAGCAAAGAATTTTATTTTTCTTGAATACTTTATAATAGAGCAGGGAGAAGTATGGGACTCTGTTCTTGAAGTATTATGTGAAAAGATAAGAGAGGGTGTTGAAGTAAGGGTAATGTATGACGGACTATGTTCCTTGTCTAAACTACCAATAGGATATTTTAAAAAGTTAAGGGAATTAGGTATTAAGTCTAAACCATTTGCGCCTGCAAGACCCTTTTTTACAACACAGCAGAATAACAGAGATCATAGAAAGATTTTGGTTATTGACGGTAAAGTTGCTTTTACAGGTGGAATAAATCTGGCTGATGAGTATATGAACATTGTGGAAAGATTCGGTTACTGGAAAGATACAGGTGTAATGCTTAAGGGAGATGCAGTAAGAAGCTTCACACTTTTGTTCTTACAGATGTGGAATGTTACCGAAAAGAATATTGAAGGTTATAGCAGATATTTAAATATTGCCATACCTACACCTGAAACGTCAGATGGTTATGTAATGGGCTATGGAGATGATCCGTATGGCAAAGAGCGTGTTGGCGAGTCTGTATACTTACATATGATTAATACGGCTACTAAATATCTTCATATAGTATCGCCATATCTGGTTATAGATAATGTTATGATGTCATCATTAAAGTTTGCGGCTAAGCGTGGCGTTGATGTAAAAATTATTATGCCGGGGATCCCCGACAAGGAATATGCTTATTGTCTTGCAAGAACATATTATGCAGAGCTTATAGAGGCAGGAGTTGAAATTTATGAATTTACTCCGGGATTTACTCATGCAAAGATGTTTATTAGTGATGATGAAAAGGCAACAGTAGGAACAATAAATCTAGACTATAGAAGTTTGTTTCTTCATTTTGAGGATGGTTGCTTTATTTACAAAAATAAGGTTATAAATCGAATAGAGGAAGACTATCAGAAGATGCTTAGTGCATCAAAGAGAGTCTCTCTTATGGATTGTAGGAACAGACCTACATATTACAAAATATGTGGAATGCTTTTAAGACTTTTGGCACCGTTAATGTAGGTAATCAAACTTTTAATGTTTAGAAATTTTAATCAATATAAGAAAAACAAAGACAAATATATGGTTTTAGTTAAAAATAAAACTGGTATATTTGTCTTTTTTTCGCATATATATTAATAGTCACATGGGAATAATAAAATATGGGGGTAGGCTATGGACTTTAACGTATACAAAGATATTGAAAAGAGAACTAACGGTGAGATTTACATAGGTGTTGTAGGCCCTGTAAGAACAGGAAAATCTACTTTTATTAAGAATTTTATGGATATTGCAGTTGTGCCTAATATAAAAGATGAGAATGAAGTGAGAAGAACCATGGATGAACTTCCACAATCTTCAGCAGGAAAAACAATTATGACTACTGAGCCTAAATTTATACCTAACAAGGCAGTTAATATTAAATTAGGTGAAAAGGCTGACCTGAAAGTAAGATTAATTGACTGTGTAGGCTTTATGGTTGAGGGCGCAACAGGTCATATGGAAGAGGATAAAGAGAGAATGGTAAAAACCCCTTGGTTTGATTATGATATTCCTTTCTCAAAAGCGGCGGAAATTGGTACTGAAAAAGTAATTTCCGAACATTCAACAATAGGAATTGTTATAACTTCTGATGGTAGTTTTACGGATTTAGATGTGGAAGAATATAACAAGGCACTTGATAAAACAGTAAATGAGCTAAAAAACATAAATAAGCCTTTTATAATTTTGGTAAATTCAATTAATCCTGATTCAATGGAATGCAAAATGCTTCGTGACCAAATAGCAGAAAAATATAATGTGTCAACATTATCTATTAACTGTCTGCGTTTAACGGAGAAAGATGTAACAGATATTTTAGAAAATATTTTGTTTGAATTTCCAATAAGTGAAATAATATTTAATGTGCCTAAATGGTTGGAAATAATAGGCACAGAGCACAAATTAATGAAGTATATTATTGAATATTCCCAGAGAATATTAGAATCTTTCATAAAAATAAAAGATATAAAAACATTAAACTTAAACCCTGACAAAGAATATGTAAAAAGCGTTCAAATGACAGCCATAGAATTGTCAACAGGCAGACTTATATTAAATTATGACATTGATGAAAGTTATTATTATGAAACTTTATCTGAAATGGCAGGCACAAAAATCGAAAATCAGCTTCAATTGATTAAAATGGTAAAAGAATTATCAATGGAGAAAAACACATATATAAAAGTTAATGAGGCAATTAACAAGGTAAAAACCACCGGTTACGGAATAGTAATACCTGATAAGGAAGA containing:
- a CDS encoding DHHW family protein; the encoded protein is MNDKIKDIVVTLVFLFIIISLFLINVIKKDTDISIAERRELAAMPELTTKSLFDGTYFKKFDSYVTDQFIKRDTFRKIKIDMELSTKGEYNNLYMYDDYIVEEIFPLNTNSINNLTNKINYIKNTYLNNNRNIYYTIIPDKNYFVNKGNLKLDYNKLQDMMKNNLTNLNYINIFDKLTLNNYYKTDTHWKQEDLFNVANTIANQMNFEITDNNVENTVTTFKGSYAGRLSVTKDIDTIKTISNPSIDNSSVYNYETKKYTKIYDYDKLKSLDKYDIYLSGASSIIDIVNPTSNSNKELIVFRDSYGSSLVPLLIDGYRKITVIDIRYVSSRILNNYIKFDNQDVIFMYSILTINNSFSMR
- the ylqF gene encoding ribosome biogenesis GTPase YlqF, with product MNNLENQGGVNKSVINWYPGHMTKAVRQMKEDIKLIDLVIELLDARIPLSSRNPDIDDLGKNKARLVLLNKSDLADETDNNKWIQYFKDKGIIALKINSKNKQGIKEINNAVQIACKEKIERDKKRGIINRPVRAMVVGIPNVGKSTFINAYAGRAAAKTGNKPGVTKGKQWIKLNKNLELLDTPGILWPKFDNQTIGMHLAFIGSINDNILDVTELAYQLVKLLATTYPKVVVERYKIEGHEDPLQVMYQVAEVRGCKLKGNQPDLEKTSKIIMDDFRAGKLGRITLDKL
- a CDS encoding ribonuclease HII — translated: MESINNIKDIFNNTPENKLQMFIEQYKDDSHQGVANLVKRAAKKIDDYNKEIERTYKLSEFERKYSDYEFICGIDEVGRGPLAGPVVAGAVILPKNCDILYINDSKKLSAKKREELYEVIMEKAVCAKTAVVSPKVIDEINILQATYEAMRQAISMLEPQPTLLLNDAVNIPGVPMKQVSIIKGDAKSISIGAASIIAKVTRDAMMVEYDKIYPEYDFASNKGYGSAKHIEALKKYGPCPIHRKSFIHNFI
- a CDS encoding YraN family protein; this encodes MNKRGRGSFYEDVCVEYLIKNGFDILHRNYRCKLGEIDIIAKKDDIIRFIEVKFRGSDSYGSALEAVDFRKQRRIMRAASWFLNEYGLNDVQCSFDVMTVENNEARYYFNCYGGI
- the pgeF gene encoding peptidoglycan editing factor PgeF, whose product is MEYIQLNKESGSTTRINFNNGVPYISYRILDDIPWLKNAVSTRLGGVSKDYLASMNLGFNRGDLDENVIRNHEIFANAIGVNPKNIVTGNQTHTTNVKVVTKDDCGKGIYRDRNYTDIDGLITNEKGIVLATYYADCVPLLIVDTKNKAIGLSHSGWRGTVGKIGKVTIEKMGELYGTKPEDIVACIGPSICQKCYEISEEVAVQFKEAFPDNIKEILIDKGNGKYQLDLWECNRINFKEAGVLPENIKVTDICTCHNTDVLFSHRGHNGKRGNLGAFLSIV
- the der gene encoding ribosome biogenesis GTPase Der, whose translation is MSKPIVAIVGRPNVGKSTLFNALAGKKISIVKDTPGVTRDRIHADIDWLDHKFTMIDTGGIEPDSNDIILSQMREQAQIAIDTADVIIFMTDVKQGLVDSDAKVADMLRRSHKPVILVVNKVDNFNKMMADVYEFYNLGIGDPVPISASQRSGLGDMLDKVVSYFADLNLEQEEDDRPRIAIVGKPNVGKSSIINKITGESRVIVSNIAGTTRDAIDTDVKWNGKDYVFIDTAGLRRKSKVKEEIEKYSIIRTVTAVERADVVIIVIDAVEGVTEQDAKIAGIAHENGKGIIIAVNKWDAIEKNDKTVYEYTNKVRDILSFMPYAEIMFISAKTGQRLPKLFDMIDFVIANHAMRIETGVVNEIMAEAVALQQPPSDKGKRLKLYYITQVSVKPPTFVIFVNDKQLMHFSYTRYIENKIREAFGFKGTPLRFIIRERKEDK
- the plsY gene encoding glycerol-3-phosphate 1-O-acyltransferase PlsY is translated as MIWQKIVCVLIGYVFGLFQTGFIIGKMKHIDIRDYGSGNSGTTNAMRTLGKKDGFITFFGDALKAVFAMMLTYFLFRNGVCKDHMFIIALYTGIGAILGHNFPFYMNFKGGKGIAASAGLIFALAFFDWKFLALGFCTFFIALIITKYVSFSSLCLMTGFFIEFIVWGQLGMVHNLESQDKVEAYILVGFLTALSYIRHKENIKRLINGTERKIGQKKEA
- a CDS encoding NAD(P)H-dependent glycerol-3-phosphate dehydrogenase; its protein translation is MSKVTVLGGGGWAIALAKVLNENGHNVTLWSALEREVEALTKERENKVGLPGVKIPEEIKITNDIKEAVKDSKMIVMAVASSFVRSTSELLKDIVPDGQIIVDVAKGIEDGTFYTMTEVIEDVIPTVNAVVLSGPSHAEEVGLQVPTAVVVGAKTFETASFVQRLFSNDYFRAYTSPDRKSIELGGSLKNVIALAAGIADGLGYGDNTEAALMTRGIKEITQLGVAMGGHSRTFHGLSGIGDLIVTCGSKHSRNRRAGILIGKGYTLDEAVKEVNMVVEGAVSAKAALELAHKYNVDMPLVESVNQVLFENKPAKEAMRDIMKRDLTHEFPDLVWE
- a CDS encoding GTP pyrophosphokinase family protein, with product MNDLNAKKEELVKQFEGLDSTFSEIKMLMTYYECAILEVKTKLDVLNKEFQANELRNPIETIKTRIKSPASIMEKLERKGFELSVQSIKDNLDDVAGIRVICSFVDDIYKVADMLTNQDDIKILSKKDYIRNPKKNGYRSLHLVVEIPIFLSNEKKPMRVEVQIRTIAMDFWASLEHEIHYKKFSNSNVEAVKQLTECADVIYETDMKMLKIRKNLLDEED
- the cls gene encoding cardiolipin synthase, coding for MSAKRVLSQKHKGKKGLAAFLFSRFFLFGLMVVLQVLMFVFFAYNASVEKNLNYVIMVLQFVLIIYIANDKSDPTMKLVWIMFIMFVPAIGCMMYLYFMLQPGSLMLKKRLEHINLNSGKYLDPDQNIYNELQILDKQVSSLTKYVYEKTGCPVYKNTDVTYLESGEKKYGILLDELKKAKNFIFLEYFIIEQGEVWDSVLEVLCEKIREGVEVRVMYDGLCSLSKLPIGYFKKLRELGIKSKPFAPARPFFTTQQNNRDHRKILVIDGKVAFTGGINLADEYMNIVERFGYWKDTGVMLKGDAVRSFTLLFLQMWNVTEKNIEGYSRYLNIAIPTPETSDGYVMGYGDDPYGKERVGESVYLHMINTATKYLHIVSPYLVIDNVMMSSLKFAAKRGVDVKIIMPGIPDKEYAYCLARTYYAELIEAGVEIYEFTPGFTHAKMFISDDEKATVGTINLDYRSLFLHFEDGCFIYKNKVINRIEEDYQKMLSASKRVSLMDCRNRPTYYKICGMLLRLLAPLM
- the spoIVA gene encoding stage IV sporulation protein A; this encodes MDFNVYKDIEKRTNGEIYIGVVGPVRTGKSTFIKNFMDIAVVPNIKDENEVRRTMDELPQSSAGKTIMTTEPKFIPNKAVNIKLGEKADLKVRLIDCVGFMVEGATGHMEEDKERMVKTPWFDYDIPFSKAAEIGTEKVISEHSTIGIVITSDGSFTDLDVEEYNKALDKTVNELKNINKPFIILVNSINPDSMECKMLRDQIAEKYNVSTLSINCLRLTEKDVTDILENILFEFPISEIIFNVPKWLEIIGTEHKLMKYIIEYSQRILESFIKIKDIKTLNLNPDKEYVKSVQMTAIELSTGRLILNYDIDESYYYETLSEMAGTKIENQLQLIKMVKELSMEKNTYIKVNEAINKVKTTGYGIVIPDKEDIVLENPELIKSGNKFGVKIKATAPSIHFVKANILTEISPIIGSEEQARDLIGFINEKEQDSNVWETNIFGKTIGEIVDEGIINKINNLTAETQSRMQGTIEKITNDQSRGVICIVL